Proteins encoded by one window of Lates calcarifer isolate ASB-BC8 linkage group LG7_1, TLL_Latcal_v3, whole genome shotgun sequence:
- the lbr gene encoding delta(14)-sterol reductase LBR isoform X1 gives MIEIRRSMKMPTVKYQRGDTVMGRWPGSSLYYEVKVLRFDAKSQLYTVIYKDGTELELKEQDIKSAAGFQTRSRSRSRSRSPGRRRSRSRSPARTTRRSSSRTAAVVAAAAITDSVPPSRRDTKLKDTLEVRLSPLQQTKAAENNSNNKHEKKEEKQKEENNMANKVNETSEAKVEAEPARYNLRRRKDDGGAKPAAAEPEQQEEVAAKMAATLTATLSTPLDFGGKLGAYFWLLFLPAWVLFLVLQVNLEDPSLTNFPPPLPPLEALLDVQAFGFVILWILFQAVLYILPVGKLSEGMPLRSGERLKYRTNGFFAIVVSAVAVAAAVYQGVDLTYIHSHFLQLAVASFLISVLLSVYLYVRSRYTSPEQLALGGNSGNVVYDFFKGRELNPRIKDFDLKFFCEMRPGLIGWCLINFAMALAEMKKQGLDAPSNPMILVNLFQLLYVVDGLWNEEAILTTMDLMHDGFGFMLAFGDLVWVPFTYTMQSYYLVSHPNPLSLPALTAIVILKLVGFYIFRKSNSEKNAFRRNPSDPKLSYLKTIPTATGKSLLVSGWWGVVRHPNYLGDLIMALAWSLPCGFSHLLPWYYMIYFIILLVHRDSRDMSECRRKYGSAWDEYCRTVRYRIIPRVY, from the exons ATGATAGAAATTCGACG GTCAATGAAGATGCCTACTGTGAAATACCAGAGAGGGGACACAGTGATGGGCCGCTGGCCCGGCAGCAGCCTGTACTACGAAGTGAAGGTGCTGCGCTTTGATGCCAAAAGTCAGCTCTACACTGTGATCTACAAGGATGGTACTGAGCTGGAGCTTAAGGAGCAAGACATCAAG AGTGCTGCTGGTTTCCAGACCCGCTCACGGTCCCGCTCCCGTTCTCGATCACCAGGCCGTCGTCGCAGCCGGTCCCGCTCCCCAGCAAGGACAACGCGACGCTCGTCCTCTCGTACAGCGGCGGTTGTCGCTGCTGCAGCTATAACAGACAGCGTGCCGCCTTCTCGTAGGGACACAAAACTGAAGGATACATTGGAAGTTAGACTCAGCCCCCTG CAACAGACAAAGGCAGCTGAGAACAATAGCAAcaataaacatgaaaagaaagaagagaaacaaaaagaggaaaataacatGGCTAACAAAGTAAATGAG ACGTCCGAAGCAAAGGTAGAGGCAGAGCCGGCCCGTTACAATCTGCGCCGCAGGAAGGACGATGGAGGTGCcaaacctgctgcagctgaaccaGAGCAACAGGAGGAGGTGGCAGCCAAGATGGCTGCAACTCTTACTGCCACCCTCTCTACCCCACTTGACTTTGGAGGGAAGTTAG GAGCATACTTCTGGCTGCTCTTTCTGCCAGCCTGGGTTCTCTTCCTGGTTCTCCAAGTCAACCTGGAGGATCCCAGCCTGACCaacttccctcctcctctgccccctcTTGAAGCCCTCTTGGATGTCCAGGCCTTTGGCTTTGTCATCCTCTGGATCTTATTCCAGGCTGTGCTCTACATCCTGCCTGTTGGAAAG ttGAGTGAGGGCATGCCACTGAGGTCTGGGGAGAGGCTGAAGTACAGAACCAATG GTTTCTTTGCCATTGTGGTGAGTGCtgtggcagtggcagcagcagtgtaccaggGTGTTGACCTCACCTACATCCACAGCCATTTCCTGCAGCTAGCTGTGGCCTCCTTCCTCATCTCCGTCCTTCTAAGCGTCTACCTGTACGTCCGCTCTCGCTACACTTCCCCAGAGCAGCTGGCACTGGGAGGGAACTCTG GAAATGTTGTTTATGACTTTTTCAAAGGACGTGAGCTCAATCCTCGCATCAAAGACTTTGATCTGAAATTCTTCTGTGAGATGCGTCCTGGACTGATAGGCTGG TGTTTGATCAACTTTGCGATGGCGCTAGCTGAGATGAAGAAGCAAGGTCTGGATGCACCATCAAACCCCATGATCCTTGTGAACCTCTTCCAGCTACTTTACGTGGTGGATGGCCTCTGGAACGAG GAAGCCATCCTGACCACTATGGACTTGATGCATGATGGTTTTGGCTTCATGTTGGCTTTTGGTGATCTGGTGTGGGTTCCCTTCACTTATACCATGCAGAGTTATTACCTGGTCAGCCACCCCAACCCGCTGAGCCTCCCAGCACTGACAGCCATCGTCATACTCAAAC TCGTTGGCTTCTACATCTTCAGGAAATCCAACTCTGAGAAGAACGCCTTCAGGAGAAATCCATCAGACCCAAAACTGTCTT ATCTGAAAACGATCCCTACAGCTACAGGGAAGAGTCTCCTGGTCTCTGGCTGGTGGGGTGTCGTCCGCCACCCGAACTACCTGGGAGACCTCATCATGGCTCTGGCCTGGTCCCTACCCTGTG GCTTCAGCCACCTCCTGCCGTGGTACTACATGATCTACTTCATCATACTGCTTGTGCACAGAGACTCCCGCGACATGAGTGAGTGCAGGAGGAAGTACGGGTCAGCGTGGGACGAGTACTGCCGAACTGTTCGCTACCGGATCATTCCCCGTGTCTACTGA
- the lbr gene encoding delta(14)-sterol reductase LBR isoform X2, whose translation MKMPTVKYQRGDTVMGRWPGSSLYYEVKVLRFDAKSQLYTVIYKDGTELELKEQDIKSAAGFQTRSRSRSRSRSPGRRRSRSRSPARTTRRSSSRTAAVVAAAAITDSVPPSRRDTKLKDTLEVRLSPLQQTKAAENNSNNKHEKKEEKQKEENNMANKVNETSEAKVEAEPARYNLRRRKDDGGAKPAAAEPEQQEEVAAKMAATLTATLSTPLDFGGKLGAYFWLLFLPAWVLFLVLQVNLEDPSLTNFPPPLPPLEALLDVQAFGFVILWILFQAVLYILPVGKLSEGMPLRSGERLKYRTNGFFAIVVSAVAVAAAVYQGVDLTYIHSHFLQLAVASFLISVLLSVYLYVRSRYTSPEQLALGGNSGNVVYDFFKGRELNPRIKDFDLKFFCEMRPGLIGWCLINFAMALAEMKKQGLDAPSNPMILVNLFQLLYVVDGLWNEEAILTTMDLMHDGFGFMLAFGDLVWVPFTYTMQSYYLVSHPNPLSLPALTAIVILKLVGFYIFRKSNSEKNAFRRNPSDPKLSYLKTIPTATGKSLLVSGWWGVVRHPNYLGDLIMALAWSLPCGFSHLLPWYYMIYFIILLVHRDSRDMSECRRKYGSAWDEYCRTVRYRIIPRVY comes from the exons ATGAAGATGCCTACTGTGAAATACCAGAGAGGGGACACAGTGATGGGCCGCTGGCCCGGCAGCAGCCTGTACTACGAAGTGAAGGTGCTGCGCTTTGATGCCAAAAGTCAGCTCTACACTGTGATCTACAAGGATGGTACTGAGCTGGAGCTTAAGGAGCAAGACATCAAG AGTGCTGCTGGTTTCCAGACCCGCTCACGGTCCCGCTCCCGTTCTCGATCACCAGGCCGTCGTCGCAGCCGGTCCCGCTCCCCAGCAAGGACAACGCGACGCTCGTCCTCTCGTACAGCGGCGGTTGTCGCTGCTGCAGCTATAACAGACAGCGTGCCGCCTTCTCGTAGGGACACAAAACTGAAGGATACATTGGAAGTTAGACTCAGCCCCCTG CAACAGACAAAGGCAGCTGAGAACAATAGCAAcaataaacatgaaaagaaagaagagaaacaaaaagaggaaaataacatGGCTAACAAAGTAAATGAG ACGTCCGAAGCAAAGGTAGAGGCAGAGCCGGCCCGTTACAATCTGCGCCGCAGGAAGGACGATGGAGGTGCcaaacctgctgcagctgaaccaGAGCAACAGGAGGAGGTGGCAGCCAAGATGGCTGCAACTCTTACTGCCACCCTCTCTACCCCACTTGACTTTGGAGGGAAGTTAG GAGCATACTTCTGGCTGCTCTTTCTGCCAGCCTGGGTTCTCTTCCTGGTTCTCCAAGTCAACCTGGAGGATCCCAGCCTGACCaacttccctcctcctctgccccctcTTGAAGCCCTCTTGGATGTCCAGGCCTTTGGCTTTGTCATCCTCTGGATCTTATTCCAGGCTGTGCTCTACATCCTGCCTGTTGGAAAG ttGAGTGAGGGCATGCCACTGAGGTCTGGGGAGAGGCTGAAGTACAGAACCAATG GTTTCTTTGCCATTGTGGTGAGTGCtgtggcagtggcagcagcagtgtaccaggGTGTTGACCTCACCTACATCCACAGCCATTTCCTGCAGCTAGCTGTGGCCTCCTTCCTCATCTCCGTCCTTCTAAGCGTCTACCTGTACGTCCGCTCTCGCTACACTTCCCCAGAGCAGCTGGCACTGGGAGGGAACTCTG GAAATGTTGTTTATGACTTTTTCAAAGGACGTGAGCTCAATCCTCGCATCAAAGACTTTGATCTGAAATTCTTCTGTGAGATGCGTCCTGGACTGATAGGCTGG TGTTTGATCAACTTTGCGATGGCGCTAGCTGAGATGAAGAAGCAAGGTCTGGATGCACCATCAAACCCCATGATCCTTGTGAACCTCTTCCAGCTACTTTACGTGGTGGATGGCCTCTGGAACGAG GAAGCCATCCTGACCACTATGGACTTGATGCATGATGGTTTTGGCTTCATGTTGGCTTTTGGTGATCTGGTGTGGGTTCCCTTCACTTATACCATGCAGAGTTATTACCTGGTCAGCCACCCCAACCCGCTGAGCCTCCCAGCACTGACAGCCATCGTCATACTCAAAC TCGTTGGCTTCTACATCTTCAGGAAATCCAACTCTGAGAAGAACGCCTTCAGGAGAAATCCATCAGACCCAAAACTGTCTT ATCTGAAAACGATCCCTACAGCTACAGGGAAGAGTCTCCTGGTCTCTGGCTGGTGGGGTGTCGTCCGCCACCCGAACTACCTGGGAGACCTCATCATGGCTCTGGCCTGGTCCCTACCCTGTG GCTTCAGCCACCTCCTGCCGTGGTACTACATGATCTACTTCATCATACTGCTTGTGCACAGAGACTCCCGCGACATGAGTGAGTGCAGGAGGAAGTACGGGTCAGCGTGGGACGAGTACTGCCGAACTGTTCGCTACCGGATCATTCCCCGTGTCTACTGA